From one Acinonyx jubatus isolate Ajub_Pintada_27869175 chromosome B1, VMU_Ajub_asm_v1.0, whole genome shotgun sequence genomic stretch:
- the LOC106985069 gene encoding small nuclear ribonucleoprotein G-like, translated as MSKAHPPELKKFMDKKLSLKLNGGRHVQGILRGFDPFMNLVIDECVEMATSGQQNNIGMVVIRGKSIIMLEALERV; from the coding sequence ATGAGCAAAGCTCACCCTCCCGAGTTGAAAAAATTTATGGACAAGAAATTATCATTGAAATTAAATGGTGGCAGACATGTCCAAGGAATATTGCGGGGGTTCGATCCCTTTATGAATCTTGTAATAGATGAATGTGTGGAGATGGCAACCAGTGGGCAACAGAACAATATTGGAATGGTGGTAATTCGAGGAAAAAGTATCATCATGTTAGAAGCCTTGGAACGAGTATAA